The window CCCCAGGAATGCGTTCCGGGCATGTTTCCGGTCCATGTTGCCCCTGGCCTAGTGGCCAAGCGCAAGGCCATTGAGAAGGAACGCCTGAAGGACGGGTTGAGACAATGGATTTCTGGCAAGTGGAAAGGAGAGGTCAAAGAGCGGGAGGAGGGTGTGCGTAGGTACGATGAGATTCGTGGCACTGGCCGCGTTTGGAGACTTCGCCGTTTCTGGGAGAGGATGAGCCATGGCGAGTTGTCAGCTCATCAGAATGAAAGCTCTAGAGGTCGTATGGAGTCTCAAACAGGTTGGCAATGATGGCGACTCTGGGCAATTCTAATGATTGTGAATGTAGAGTTCAGGCGCCGTTTTTCATTTTGGACATTTTGATTTTGATATCGATATTGATATTCTTTGGAGCCAAGCCGGtggttatttttttttttttttcccaattTAACAATATATGTTGAAATTGCTACCCGAGTTGTGGTTATAGctatctatatatacatatacatagatatatatatatgttcaTATGTAGAGTAGTTTTACTGCCTATTGACTGCTTTTAGCTATGAGAATAAGTGGATGCAGGCATCTATTCAATACTTATACGCCGAGTCCATGCATTAATAGTTGGTTCTTAAATATGATGTGAAGAGCATGacaagaaacaaagagagaaggaaaaacaagATCATCATGGCTTTATGCATTCATATTGCGCCAGCGCCCACCGTGAAGTTCTGTTTCATTCACTTGTTGCTTACCGCCCTGTTCGGAAGCGGAAGCCATCccagtcgtcttcgtcttcatcgtcatcatcatcatcaacctctGTATCGTCGACATGctcggcagccttgacaTTCTCTTTTGCCTCATCGTCTTGCGCGTCTTGTGCAGGCTTTGCTGCCTCCTGAGGTTCAGGAATATCCATCGCCGCAGCAATGGGTGGCTCTACTAGGCTCTCTCTCCGGTTGCGCAGCAGCGCCTCTCGCTTCTCCTTTAGCCGCTGAACTCgcgcctccagctcctgcaTCTCCTCAAACTCCTCCTCCAGCGCGCGGGTGGCTTCCTCGCGCTCGTCCTCAATGTCCACGTCAGCCTTGGATTTGCGGGACTCTGGGTTCTGGCTCGCTTCtgcttcggcggcggcggcttccttggcagcggcggaTTCTTCGGCCGTCATGGCGGGACGGGATATCACGGCGTCGTCGTAGGCGGTTTCGGCGGCtgtggtggcggcgatgtCGGCTTCGAAGGCGGCCCactcgtcttcgtcgacTTGTTGGGCTTGTGCTGGTTGTGCTGTTGTAGCCGTTGTTGATGTTGTAGCGGCAGGGGCTGTGGTGGAGGGTTGAGGATTTGTGTATTGGACGCTCATcatggaggaggaagatgctggcgTGGCGAGATTGCTGGCTTGGCGGGAGGGGAGGGAAGTTGTTATCGTTGAGGTTGTTatggctgttgctgttgctgctgctgctgttgggccACCGGTGGGCTGGGAGTGtacggaggaggaggatgagcgCTCGCGGTGGTGGATGGGCGTTGAGGATCGTGAAGGGATCTGGACTTCGACGCCGTGCGACGGCATGACGGACTTTTTACGAGACGGATCTGAAACCGAGGCTGGCTTCTCGGATTGCGCTTCGGGCCGGCTCCGTTTCCTGCgcgcctcgtcgtcatcctgGTCCATGTCCACATCTTCCTCGTCTGTGCCCATGGCATCGTCCAGCTTCCGCTTCTGAGAGGTGGTGGACGTTGCGTCGTCTGCCACTCTGGCATCTTCACCAgtttcagcctcagcctcagcctcagcctcgtcctGATTATCCTCGCCATTGGCTTTCTGCAAAGTGACGGCGAGCAGCTTCTTGTGTTTCTCGCTCAGGAGGTGGGCGTCCCAATGCGCCTCGGCTCGGATCTGGTCGCGGCAGAGCGTGCAGAGGAGCTTGCCGGCGTCGGAGTAGATGGCGTGTGGGTGGTTGATGCGCCGGGCTGCTCGCTGTTGGCGGAGAAGGGCTCGAACGTCGGCCATGACGGGCGACGGAGGTTGAGAATCTCGTTAAAAGCAGTGGTGAGAGAGCTTCGAGCGCCGGTTAGtaggatgatgaagctgggGGGATTCGAGATGAGCGAGGACTGGGGAGATGATGTACTGCGGTGAATTAACCAGTGTAGAGGGTAAAGATGAATAtgcaggaagagaaggaggaagaagaagaagcatcagCATCCAATGGCTCGATTGCAGGCCGGTGGATTTCTTGGTATGGAGGTTTCAAGCTATAACGAGACCCCAGCtagttgctttttttcttggagtTTGGCCTTGTCGAGCTTCGGGAGGACGTCACAGTCGCGACGCTGGCCGGAGCCGACAATTTTCCGGCGCTGCAAGCTATGCCGCTAACGCTGCGTGCCGTTTGTTATCAGATCTCTTACAAGTACTTGCTGCTCTGTCATTCTTCTGGCGCAACTGCTATCTTTCTTGTTCCTCCCCGACTCCAATGAGGTGACATTGACTGCCGGCTTTCACACAAAGCGCGGGGAGGGGGCTTGCGCGCATTTCAACAAGGCAAAACCACCCAAAGAGATACCCAGCCTAGGGCTCAAAAATGGCCGATCAGCAAGAGCCGCACTCGCTGGCGTCGACGTTTCCAAACCCGCCCGACTTTTGGAAGGCCTTCACGCCAGACAGGCTCGCCAGGATCGAGGAGCTGCGACGGGCCCATGCGAcggacgaggatgaagacgacgagggcGCAGATGCCGTGCGCATCCCGAATCTGCCCGAGGATCTGATTGCGCTGCAGCCGCCCCCAGAGCCGGCGGACGGACGATGGAGGGTCTTTGGCGATCAGTACATGGTGCGTATAGCTAGTTCTCTATATATGTTTTATATGTCTTGTACAATACAACACGCATCATCTTGCTGACTCTTGCGTGGTCTCGCAGCTCGACGACAAACTGCCCACGCTCGAGGAGCAGGGCATCGACAACCTGCCCGCAGCAGGCTCCTCCGACGCAAAGGACGCAAAGCACTACGACCGCGCCTTTGAGCTCAAGCGCCTCGCCAAGTCGCTGCTCCTCAACTTCCTCGAGCTCACCGGCGTCATGGCGCGCAGCCCCGCCGACGCAGaggccaagatcaaggaCCTGCGCACAatcttcatcaacatccACCACATCCTCAACGAGTACCGGCCGCATCAAGCGCGCGAGTCGGCCATTGAGATGATGCAGGACCATCTGGATCGCACGAGGACCGAGACGGCCGCCATTAGAACGCAGGTGGACAAGGCGAGAAAGGTGCTCGAGGGGCTGGGGAGCTTGGATTTGTCGTCGTTTAAGATGCAAGGGCAAGGGGACGAGGACTCCTCTGTGCAGCAAGGGGATGCAAAAGCAGGGCTGGTTTTACGgacggaagaagagaagcgggAGGCTGTGGTGTTGGAGAGGGAGGCTGCTGCGTGGGCTACGGCAGATGCGTTGATTCTCTAAtcagcgacgacgatgaaaaGCACATGTTGGAAGTTGCCGAATTTTAACGCGGAGGAGGATACACGTTTAATGAGCATATTGAGGGAACAGACGCCAAGATGAGGATAAAGTCGTGATATCGGGGCAACGCAATGACAGCACAATGGCTGGATGTTGCTGTATGGAGGACTActactattttatttattgcCAAATGCTCGATACCAGCTAGGAGTTGACGAATAATGATGGATATGATTTGGCGGGGAACAAGgattatatatagcctttttttttaaaaaaaaaaaaaaaacctatgaGAATCAAGGATGGTGTATCAATCAGATGCAATTACAGGAACCAACAGAAGAAATTCAGACAGAACACATATAAACATGATTATTAGATGTATCAATATTTTCAACGATCAATTCAAATACAAAGGTCCAAGTAAAGAGAATCATAAATCATGGCGTGACAATTTGCCAAAGATAAGCACTTGAGAACAGAAAAATAGGTATCATCCATTACATGGCAATATTCCCTAACTTAGATCTAGACGTGAACCAAAAACACGGATAGACTCATATAGACTCGTACACTTTCATTTTCCCTTACGTCCTTCTCACAGGCGGGGGTCCGCCCCCAACTCCACCAGCAACTCCTCCAACCACTCCGGCAACAGCCTGTGGGAacggcgttgctgctgctgctgctgctgctgctccccccTGGCCATTCTCGGCTCCATTTCCACCATTGTTTCCAGCCccttccttctccagcaaATCTGCCAAGTACTTCAAATCGTCTCTGGCGCGGGGATCCCTCTCAATGATAGTCTTGACCACCTCCCACTCTCGCCGTGACATCTGATACGCCTGCGGAAGAATAAACTGCACCGTAGGCACGCTGATGAGCGGTCCCAGGACTTCCCTCGCTGTGACGACGCCGGCGTCTTGCTGGCCTTGCTTCCTCTGGTCGTCGGGGCCTTGATGATGTGCCGGGGGCGCTGGCGTAGTttgggatgaagatgacgagcctGCCGCGGCGTGAGGCGATGGTGCAGGGCGGTTGAGATGCGGTAGTTGAGGGATCGGGACTGGCGTGGCGGATTGACCATGGCCGTTCGTAGGTGCGGCGGCGGGAGGAAATGGGGAGGATGCGATTTGAGGAGTAGCAGGAGAAAAGGCCGGGCCAGATGTCGAGTTGCTTCGTTGGTTGTATCCAGCAGGTGTAGGAGTAGGAGGAGGCTGTGATGCCGTCGACGCATTAGCGTTGATATTGGCAGCTTCGTTGTGAAGCATCTGCTTCAGCTGGTCCGGCTCGTTGCGGTAGACAAAGACAGCGAGCAACAGGGGCTCGGCCCGCGACTTGGGGATGTAGTTGTCCACCAGGTTGAGCATAAACTCGGGGTGGCCATCCTCACCGGCGGGGACAGGCACCAGATATGTGTCTCGCACGTTGCCGGCAACCTTATTGCCAACGACGCCATATCGGTTCTTGCTGACAAAGTAGTTGATGAGATTGTTGAATTCCTGCTTGGAGTCTGGCGATGTCGGCGTAAtgttgacgacgatgatatCGGTCAGGTTACTATATCGCAAGCTGCACAGGTACTCAATAGCGCTCTGCTGTGGGATTCGGCCGGCCACCGTCATCTGGCGTGGAATGAGCTTCGACCAGGGGCCGAACGAGGCAAAGTTGGCACCTCCAATATGCTTGGCTGTCGCTTGGAAGTCAGCAATGGAGCTCATCGCCAGCGAGCCGCGCCAGATGACGTCGGGATCCGAGGCTTCCTCGGTAGGCGAGTAAGGAGGCGACTCATTATCATCCTGAAGCATACGATCCACGTCAGGATCGAATCCGGGCCCCTGTGTATTCAGCACTGGAGCAGAAGGCCTGCGTCGATGAGCTGCTGTCGGAGATTTGACTGCTGAAAACACCTTTCCAATGTCAAAGTTGGACTGGCTGGGAGATCGCTGGCTCAAACCAGCCTCATCGCCCAGCTCTCCCGCTCCTCCAATCGACTCGCGCTTAACGTGCTGATCTTGTTGCTGGGGCTGGTCTTGTTTCTCATCTCCTCCTGCGCGAGGGCCCCCAGACGATGGCATCGGAGCATCGCTACTAATCATGCCCTCGTCTTCGACAATCTCCTCGCCCTTGTGTGTCCGTCTCACTCGAGGGCCCGTCTCTGATGTGTACAAGATGGACTGCTTCTCAGCCCTTGCTTTCATCTCGGCAgtctgtctctgctgctccgACGAGGCAAGCTGCTCCGACGTCATGACAGCGAGTGTCATTGGCGAGTGCTTCTGGTCCCAAAGCCCCTGGAACAACTCGGGATTGTTCTTGAGGTTGAACGACAGCGACTTTATCTGCTGGCTGTACTCCTTCTGGCCTTTGGAAAGTGGGTGGGTATCAAAAACAGCGCGCTCAATCTGCAGCGCATATTTGTCGGCGAGAGCGTCCGCATTTTCATCCTCTGGCAGCTCGATATCGCTGCTCTTTGCGAGGGACGAAATGACGTGGACAAGGGACTTTTTCAGTGCCTTTGCAGGACCAACCCGAGTGCCGGGGAGCTCTTGGATGGACTGAGTCAAGTCTTCTGGAGGCGAGTACTTGACAGAGGGAGCAGCGACAGGAACAGACTCGTCCTCTGACACGCGACGCATCTTGGtagtctatatatatatatatatcggtCAGCATTCATCAATCGTTGGATAAATTCACAGGGGAAGTCGCCATTTGCGACAAGACAGACAACAAACAAACGTACCTTTCCATCCACGTCTTGAGAATCCTCTCTCGCCTTTCGCTTGCCCTGCTTGGCTACGACGGTTGCGTCCTTCTTGTCTTTACTCAGGGCAGTATCCGGCGTGGGCGATGCCTTTGCCTGAGCCGCCGCATCCTTTTCGACATCTTCTCGCGTGTCGCTGCCTCGCTTGCCTCTCTTTCGCCCGCCTCGTTTCTTCTTTCGCTCGGTTTCCTCTTCGTGTGCTTTGCGCCGTGCCTCCCACAGTTTCTCTCCACGCGCGATAGCATCGAGCAGCTCCTTGTGGTTTTCCGGCTTGCACTCTTCGCACCAGTAGTTCTCCGGTATCTCGTCTTCGTACGAGCTCACGCCCACGCAGACGTTGTGCTGCCATACGAAGCATGTCTCGCACGAGATCCAGGCCTCGCCCGAGTCTTCATCCTGTTCGGTGGCGCCGCAGACGCAGCGGATCACTTCTTCGGGGTCCTGCGACTGTTCCTTCTCCTGCACCTGggccttcttgttcttcttggtcTGTCGGCGTTTCGGCGCTGGAGCTTCCAGCTCATCAAAGGCCTTGGTGTGCTGGCCTTTGGTTGCTCGCACTGAGCGTCGAGGTTCGGCTTCTCCTGTACAATTGCGTTTTGTCAGCTAACATCCATACATGCGACGGCGTAAATCAGCATCGCCGGATCAGACCAGGCCAGGCCAATGAGTCGCATCGACGAAGAATATCGGTTTTGTTTTCCTCAACTTACCAGACATGGTAATGGAGCACGCGCAAAGGCGTCGCCGCAGCTATGAGGGTGTGCGAGTCGACTAATTTAAATGCAGGTTCTACTATGGAAGCGACGcgaagagaagggaaaaaaacttTTCTTGCGTTGCGCTTCAGGCGGGCATATGGGAAGATTTACAAAACGGGCAGAGGTAGTAACTAGTATGTAGTCACAGAACAGCTAAAAAAACCAACAAATTTCCTCTCCTCAGCCAGAATTAATTTTTCTCAGCGCGGCGAACTTCAAACCAGCGACCGGCTCTTCCTAGATATAGATGGGTATCGCGCGAGCTGCGAAGTGAATGGAAGTCTCTGGCGTGGCTACAGAGGCGGCGCGTGCCGATTTAGcttgcgaagaagaaaaaaaaatagcgaGCTGTTGGTGATGACGGCAGCTTGCGTGGGGTTCGTCCCGGTAGCCCCTTGGAGTGGATACGGATGGAAGCAACGGGCGGGTGGCGCGTCTGTCGGGCTGTCTGTGACAGATGGCGGCAGATGCGGGCAGCTGGTCTGGCAGTTTGAGTGGGTTTGGGCTGGACAGCGCGAAGCAGTAGCTCGCTGGTGGCTTGGTGAGACGCAAGAgatgaaagagaagcaatCGCAGATACAAGGTCGAGTCCTAACGGGGCTCAGTCACTGCTGGAGTAGACGGGGTCGGTCTCCGATGGCGGCGAGAGGTGAAGCTATCCCGGGCgtcttgcagcagcagctcgtcggTGCAGCCACAGATACGGAGCTCAGCAGTTTTGTGGAGAGTTGGAAGAGGGAAGATCAGAAGCGGTAGAAGACAggaaagacaagaaaagagctATTGAAACTCTGCCCGCCCCAAGGCTGGTGGCATAAGCTAAGCTGGTGACGGCCCAAGACTGGCTGATTGAATGATGGTGAGATGACGGAGCTTAGTCATGAGGGGCAAGAGAGTCGAGTCCAGTCGAGTCGCTTCTACCGGCGCAGCATCGGCTAAATAATTGCCACTCGATGGTATTAAGATGGAATCCTTTTGAGCACCATGGCCCTTCAGCCTTGCCTCTTGATGCCTTAGGCAAGCACCTGCCCAACTTACATAATCTTGATCGAATTGCTGCTGACTCAGCCAGTCTAGAAAGAGAGCAGCTCCAGGGTACTACAAAACTGGTGCAGCAGAGTGGTACCTCTAGGCTGTACCTTGGGCTGTACCTCCAGAAGCTACGCGGCGGTCGTGCCTGGAGCTCCAGTTGAAAGTGACGCCGGCCTTTTGCTTGTTCCCCTCCATACTGAAGCCAATCCTCAATCGTCGTCTGCCTCCATCGCCAGCAAAGCACCCGCTCACCGTCTCTGCCTTGCCATTGCGTGCCATTAATCCTCTCTGATTTCCTCCTTGGCTTCTGCGGCGCTGAAAGAGACTGCCCCTCCACAATGTCCCGCCGTTACGATTCCCGAGTACGTCTGCGAGCTGCAATGTGCAGCATCGATATCGATCTGGCTGGCTAACCACATGCCCTAGACAACCATCTTCTCGCCCGAAGGCCGTCTCTACCAGGTCGAATATGCGCTAGAGGCCATCTCCCACGCCGGTACCGCCATCGGCATTCTCGCCAAGGATGGAATCGTCCTGGCCGCCGAGCGAAAGGTCACctcgaagctgctggagcaggaCACATCAGCAGAGAAGCTCTACGTTCTAAACGAGTGCGTGTGCCTTGCTTGGATCCCGAGACACAGTACTTGTGCTTATCCTGAATACAATACTGACATTGGTGCTCCCCAGCAACATGATCTGCGCTGTAGCAGGCATGACCGCCGACGccaacatcctcatcaacTACGCCCGCCAAGCCGCCCAGCGATACCTCCTCACGTACAACGAAGACATTCCCTGCGAACAGCTGGTGCGCCGATTGTGTGATCTGAAGCAGGGCTACACACAGCACGGTGGTCTGCGGCCGTTTGGCGTTTCTTTCATCTATGCGGGCTGGGACCCCCGGAGACAGTTCCAGCTGTATCTCAGCAACCCCTCAGGAAACTACGGAGGATGGAAGGCCACAAGCGCGGGTGCCAACAATGCCAGCGCGCAGAGTCTGTTGAAGCAGGACTATAAGGAGGACTGCACGCTCAAGGAGGCATGCGGCGTGGCTGTCAAGGTGCTTAGCAAGACCATGGACTCTACAAAGCTGAGCAGCGAGAAGAGTAAGCTACATTATCCTCAACATTGTTccatataaaaaaaacccccctcTGCTAACATGTACGTGCAGTTGAGTTCGCGACGGTGGGGCAGACTGAGGATGGCAAGATCTACCACAAGCTGTGGAGCGCCGACGAGATCACGGCACTGCTGAAGGAGCATGATCTGGCCAAGAGCGAGGATGCAGAGGAgaaataaacaaacaaataaacaaataTTTAGAGGCGTTGAGACTAAACGAGTAGACTGACAATGGGTACCTAATGACACATGCGCATAtcaaaaagggggggagaaaTAGCCCCTGTAACAATACGATGATACGTCCCTATGACAGGTATACTTGTGATGTAAGCGCTTCACATTTCTTGCTTTTGGGTCAGCCATTCTGTAgttttcatttttctttccaagAGAAACAAGTAAAGCCAAATAGATGGCCATGCACGCAAACATGAGCAAATCTCTTGGCTATGGTAGACTGTAAAATAGATAGTCGAGTCTTTTCGTCGATCCAGGTCAGCTCCTTCGAGTTCCCAGCGGGAATACGAGGCCACTGTCctgatcttcttcatctcttaCGCGCTGCCACCCTGGTTGTGCTTCAGCAGATGGATGGGGATGAGGCTCCTCACAAACAGGACTCGTGAGATGAGGCCAGTGCCTCCTGTAGCTCCAGTACGCAACAGTCATGCCGAGGGCCGATCCAACGCACACGTCATAAACATCATGGCGATAGTCTTCGGTCCGCGAGATGGCAATGAGGGCAGCGCCAAGGAGGGGAACGAGGCAGACGAGCGCACGACTGAGGTCCCTTCCGCCGGTGTAGTAGTTGAATACGTGCAACTGGCCCGCAAGGAAAAGGCTCAGGAAGCCCAGGCCAGCGAAGGAGAAGGACGAGTGGCCGGATGGAAATGAGCGCCAGCCGTCCTGGAGAGTGTGGCCGTCAGGGGCGGTGCAGACGTCGATGGTGACGAGGACGTTGGGCTTGGTGTCGGCAGATGGCTGGCATCGAGCAAGAAGATCGGGCCGGGGACGTCCAACGGCGTTTTTGACAACGTCTGTGATGAAGGATGAGAGGACAATGGAGATGGCAAAGGCGAGGTACGTGGCTTCATGCTTGTGGGTCGAAGCGCGGGTGACGATGTTGTAGGAGATGAGGACGCCTAAGGGGATGAAAAGGGCGTATAAAAAGTTGAGAGCTGACGAGTAAGTGAGTGAGTTAGATGAGATGGTTGAGACagtggagaagaggatggaaACGAGActgtggctgctgaggaAGACGTACGGACGGTGACTCGTTCATGCTCGGCATGAGGATACGAGATGCGGAGATCGTTAGTGAAGAACATGCGGTGGAAAGGATTAACGAGGTTGACAATCTAAATGGAGTCAGTACATGTTATTTGTGATGTGACAGTGGCCGTTAAAATGTAGAGACGCACCAGCATCCATCCTGCCAGGAGGACGACGAAGCCGACATAATCAGGCGCATGGGTTTTCTACACACAAGATATGGATGGTTAGCGACTCTGTCTCTCAAtctatgaaaaaaaaaaaaagatgttTACAATTCAACCTACTCTCCAGAATCTGGCCAGAGGCCCCATTGAGGCGCTCGAGTCGCCTGTGTTGGACGTTCGCCGCGAAGGCATTGTTTGCGCCGAGTAGATGAGATAAATACAGCGAAAAGGCAATGATAGTGATGGCGCAAAGAGTCTAGCTTATAAGCGGCATGTCCATAAATAAGGGCGACTCTCGTTGCTATAAGTACATTTGAGGCTTTGCTGAGCagctcaaaaaaagaaaaaagacgatTGTTGGCTGAGTTTGGATGAGGTTGGCGATAGCAGCAGTTGGCTAGTATAAAAATGGGGCGGGCTGTGTGCAGGGTAGGTGACATACGTGGACTAGGCGAAATTTCCAGGGGACACGTCACGGAATGTGTAGCCGTCCGATGAACCGAAGGGATGCATATTTTAAATGATATTACTCGTATTAGTTGGAATTGAAAACGATAATGAATTAACAAAGGCGAAAACATGGGTGTTGGAGTAAGTTGTTGAGCGGCTTCGTGAGTTAAAAGGCATTAATGTTCAATCGAGTTTGTAATAGCTTTTTACAACACACAGTTGTCCATTCTAAACGCTGTTTTCATCCCCTTTGCCAAATAAAAATATCGCCAACGATtcaataaagtaaaaatacaCAATGCTCTTCTCCCATCAACTCAC is drawn from Trichoderma asperellum chromosome 4, complete sequence and contains these coding sequences:
- a CDS encoding uncharacterized protein (BUSCO:EOG092D4GNM); its protein translation is MADQQEPHSLASTFPNPPDFWKAFTPDRLARIEELRRAHATDEDEDDEGADAVRIPNLPEDLIALQPPPEPADGRWRVFGDQYMLDDKLPTLEEQGIDNLPAAGSSDAKDAKHYDRAFELKRLAKSLLLNFLELTGVMARSPADAEAKIKDLRTIFINIHHILNEYRPHQARESAIEMMQDHLDRTRTETAAIRTQVDKARKVLEGLGSLDLSSFKMQGQGDEDSSVQQGDAKAGLVLRTEEEKREAVVLEREAAAWATADALIL
- a CDS encoding uncharacterized protein (EggNog:ENOG41), which encodes MSGEAEPRRSVRATKGQHTKAFDELEAPAPKRRQTKKNKKAQVQEKEQSQDPEEVIRCVCGATEQDEDSGEAWISCETCFVWQHNVCVGVSSYEDEIPENYWCEECKPENHKELLDAIARGEKLWEARRKAHEEETERKKKRGGRKRGKRGSDTREDVEKDAAAQAKASPTPDTALSKDKKDATVVAKQGKRKAREDSQDVDGKTTKMRRVSEDESVPVAAPSVKYSPPEDLTQSIQELPGTRVGPAKALKKSLVHVISSLAKSSDIELPEDENADALADKYALQIERAVFDTHPLSKGQKEYSQQIKSLSFNLKNNPELFQGLWDQKHSPMTLAVMTSEQLASSEQQRQTAEMKARAEKQSILYTSETGPRVRRTHKGEEIVEDEGMISSDAPMPSSGGPRAGGDEKQDQPQQQDQHVKRESIGGAGELGDEAGLSQRSPSQSNFDIGKVFSAVKSPTAAHRRRPSAPVLNTQGPGFDPDVDRMLQDDNESPPYSPTEEASDPDVIWRGSLAMSSIADFQATAKHIGGANFASFGPWSKLIPRQMTVAGRIPQQSAIEYLCSLRYSNLTDIIVVNITPTSPDSKQEFNNLINYFVSKNRYGVVGNKVAGNVRDTYLVPVPAGEDGHPEFMLNLVDNYIPKSRAEPLLLAVFVYRNEPDQLKQMLHNEAANINANASTASQPPPTPTPAGYNQRSNSTSGPAFSPATPQIASSPFPPAAAPTNGHGQSATPVPIPQLPHLNRPAPSPHAAAGSSSSSQTTPAPPAHHQGPDDQRKQGQQDAGVVTAREVLGPLISVPTVQFILPQAYQMSRREWEVVKTIIERDPRARDDLKYLADLLEKEGAGNNGGNGAENGQGGAAAAAAAATPFPQAVAGVVGGVAGGVGGGPPPVRRT
- a CDS encoding uncharacterized protein (MEROPS:MER0000554), with the protein product MSRRYDSRTTIFSPEGRLYQVEYALEAISHAGTAIGILAKDGIVLAAERKVTSKLLEQDTSAEKLYVLNDNMICAVAGMTADANILINYARQAAQRYLLTYNEDIPCEQLVRRLCDLKQGYTQHGGLRPFGVSFIYAGWDPRRQFQLYLSNPSGNYGGWKATSAGANNASAQSLLKQDYKEDCTLKEACGVAVKVLSKTMDSTKLSSEKIEFATVGQTEDGKIYHKLWSADEITALLKEHDLAKSEDAEEK
- a CDS encoding uncharacterized protein (TransMembrane:6 (o31-51i72-95o107-128i178-200o206-225i234-252o)~antiSMASH:Cluster_4.3), whose protein sequence is MPSRRTSNTGDSSASMGPLARFWRKTHAPDYVGFVVLLAGWMLIVNLVNPFHRMFFTNDLRISYPHAEHERVTVPLNFLYALFIPLGVLISYNIVTRASTHKHEATYLAFAISIVLSSFITDVVKNAVGRPRPDLLARCQPSADTKPNVLVTIDVCTAPDGHTLQDGWRSFPSGHSSFSFAGLGFLSLFLAGQLHVFNYYTGGRDLSRALVCLVPLLGAALIAISRTEDYRHDVYDVCVGSALGMTVAYWSYRRHWPHLTSPVCEEPHPHPSAEAQPGWQRVRDEEDQDSGLVFPLGTRRS